AAGGGTGGTGGATAAGGAGCTACTAGGCGGCTCAAATCCAGGGAAAATAGTCAGTAGATTTGCCATTGCAATGAACAAAAACAATGTGCCCAGAAACCCCATGTAGCGTCGCGGCTTATCTAAGCCTGCATCTGAAATTTGGTCATTGATGGTGATGACTATTATTTCTAAGGCATTTTGCCAGCGTGAGTGGTGATTCTTTTTATTGAGGTTACGAGTGATAAAATAGGCGCTAACCACCAGTATCGCCATAATGACCCACGTAAAAACAAGCGTAGCGCTCATTTTAATTACGCCATATTGCCAATAAATAATTTCATCCGGGCTAAGGTGCATGATGTAGCGCTCCTTTCTCTGCGCCGGTAGGATTGGCGTTATTAGTGATTTTAGTCATTAATATTCTGCCTATCACAAAACCCGCCAAGCAGGCTGATAGACGCCAAATATCATTATTACCCACCCAGTAAAAAACACTGATTGCCGTCCCCATGCGTAGCAATAAGCTACTTAAGAACCATAGCGCTGGATGCGTGGCATTCATGCCTTTTTTTACGGTAAACCACAGGGCATAGAAAAAACAGCAACCTAGCATTGTGCCTATTAGAAAAGGCAAAATAAGTGAGGTTAAACTTAAATTGTCGATGGGTATCATTGCTAAGTAGCTCCTTATTCGTTTTCTTTACTTGTTTTCGTTTTGGGCACAGTGTTTGCCTTAGTGGGAGCTTTAGTGTTGGCCTTCATGTTGACGGTAGGGCTATGCATTGCTGCATACTCTTTGCTAACCCAATTCCACGCAATAAAGCAGCCTAACGTTAACCCTGCCAGCAAAAATATAAGCGTATAAGCGCGAGAATCACTAATACTGGCGTCAAGCCAAATGCCTAATGCAATACCCAACAGCGTGGGAAGTGCCACAGACCAACCCACAACCCCCATTAATCCCAACCCAAACCATACGCCTGGGTGTTTATGGCGCTTAGCATGTAACTTTAATGCCACCTTCTTATTTACATGATGAGACATGCTGTGTGAGCGGCGCGGTGTAGTGTTTTTAGCATTGACAGTTGGTTTATCCATTAAGCTACTGCTTAGACAGTGACGAAAATTGTTTAAGAAACCCGGTTTCCAACTTAGCTAACACAGCCCGCAGGGCTTGTTGCTCTTCATCCAGATGAATAAATTCTTGGGTAACCGCCTGCTGCAAAGTTTCAAGGGATTGCCCACTTATTGCTCTTCTAACGGAAATAGAGACTTGCTTTCCCGTTTTCACTAACACCCCTTGATCAATAGCAACAAATTGAGGCGCTTGGTTATTACATTGATAAGTTAAAATTCCGGGCACCAATGGGGTGATACAATCTAAACGGTGAGGCAGAATGCCAAAACTTCCTGAAGGGGTTTCAACAATCAGATTGCTGATGCCTGAAAGCTGGGCAAATATTTGATTGGGTAAAAGAATATTAACCTGCATGATGTGCCTCATCTGATGCTGTTTTAGGTGCTTTATGACCGCTAATCGCGTCATTAATATCGCCAATCATGTACAACGCGCTTTCGGGATGCTCGTCAAATTCACCGCTTAAAATGCGTTCGCAACCTTCTAATGCTTGTTCGATAGTCACGAACTTTCCTTGCATGCCAGTAAATTGCTCGGTAGTGAAAAATGGTTGAGTAAAAAAGCGCTCTAATCGACGGGCTCTTGCCACAACATTTCGGTCTTTTTTAGATAACTGTTCTAACCCCAACATGGCAATGATGTCTTTTAATTCGTTGTACTGGGCGAGAATATGACGAACCTGTTGTGCTACTTGATAATGTCTATCACCAACCACATTAGGCGTAGCTAGTTTTGAACTTGACTGCAACGGATCGACGGCAGGATAAAAGCCTTCACTAGCGCGTTTGCGTGATAGTACTAAGGTTGCTGATAGGTGAGAAAAAGTATGCACCGCTGCTGGATCGGTAAAGTCATCAGCAGGTACATAGACTGCTTGAATAGACGTAATGGCACCGTTTTGTGTATTGGCGATACGTTCTTCTAAACTTGATAATTCAGTGCCGAGGGTGGGTTGGTAACCCATTCGTGATGGCATTTGGCCCATTAGGCCAGACACTTCAGAACCCGCTTGAATAAATCGAAATATGTTGTCGATGAGTAATAGCACATCTTTCTTTTCGTCATCACGAAAGTACTCAGCCATGGTTAGCGCGCTGTGACCTATTCTAAAGCGGCTTCCAGGAGGTTCGTTCATTTGCCCGAATAGCATAACCATGTTGTCTAACACTCCAGCCTGTTTCATCTCGCGATAAAGCTCTTCACCTTCTCTGCAGCGTTCGCCTATACCGCAAAATATACTTACGCCTTGTTGGTGGCTTACCATGTTGTGGATCATTTCGGTAAGCAAAACGGTTTTGCCCACGCCAGCGCCACCAAATAGACCCGCTTTTCCGCCTCGCTCAAGCGGACACAGAACATCAACGATTTTGATGCCGGTTTCAAATATCTGTAGCTGGCTGGAAATACTAACAAGGGGAGGAGGGGATTGATGAACGCTGCGCCGCTCTGTGTTATTAATAAAGGGTTTGCCATCAATAGCTTCACCAAACACATTGAACATTCTGGTGAGTATTGAAGGACCAACGGGCACTTTTAACGGGCCTTGTGAACTTTTCACTACCATACCGCGAGCTAAACCCTGGGTAGGTGTTAGCGCAATAGTGCGTACTTTTTCTGCCGAGAGTTGAGAAGCCACTTCTAACGTTATTTTACCGTCATTAGCGTAAATGATGGTGTGGATGTCTGGCAGTTGATTAGTAAAACGGATATCAACAATACTCCCTCTTACCGCCACAATAACGCCAACATGCATCGCATCTATTTGTTCTTTGGTTGAATGTGTCACTTGATGCTCGCTCAATAAAAGATGCTATCACACCAATAGAATACGCCGTTTATTTATTGAACAATTTGACCTTTATCAAACATTTTGAATGTTTGATTTAAATTCACACCCATTCAAATATAAATCTACATTGAATTTGAGTATGAACTTCAGGCGGTGATAACATAAGACAATAAGTATGGCTCATGCCTTTGTCGTGAATTTTAGTCGGGTATCTTAATCGGGTATTGGGCCGGGCAATGATACCCCTCATTACCGTTCGCTACTGTGATCGGTGATTAATAGTATCGGTGAACAATGGACCCGTTGTTGGATGGAATCGCTGATGAATGGTACCGTTGATGGATAAAACCGTTGATCAATGAAACTCTTGATGAAATCAGCATTAGTTTGATAATGCTTACTTAATAAATGGAATTAGTAGTATATGAAAGTTTTACCTCTCGTCATCTTATCTTTAGCATGTTGCTCTTGTGCGACTGTGAAAACAATTTCTCCTGACAACAACCATGTTCAAATTGAACATCAAGGTAAGAAAAGTTACTGCGAAGAAATACCTCGTGTATATAGTGGTTTTTCATACAATATATGTTTGTTAAACGGTGAACCAAGCCGACGTGAAAATATCGGTTCTACGTTTGGGAATGTCCCTTTCTTTGTTATTGATGCAGCGTTTTCTATTGTGGCTGACACTATTGTTATTCCATACACCGCAGTACAACAGATAGATAAAGGCAGCATTAACGTTAACTAAACTACACTTTCACTCGCTTCTTTATCGTTTAGCTCCTCGTGTAAAAATATTCAACTTTACGTAAAGGCGATGGTAAGACGTCCATCGCCTCCGCTAAGGTTGATTTTACCAAGATGATAAAATGGAACGCTTGTTATGAATATTAATGCGACATTGTTTGGGCAAGTTATTGTTGTATTTGCTTTACTCATGGCTGCGCTTGGCTATTACTTAGGGAAGCGAAAAACCCAATCGCCTAATCTTACCGCAGTCGTAGCGTTCTTTTCTGCACTCGTGCCGCCGTTAACAATTATATTGCTAATCGTACTGGTACTAAAAAACGATGTGAAAACGTCAAAAACATAACCTTGGATTAACGAAGCATGCCCGCTAAAGCTTTCGTTTAGCGCAATTTAGTAGCACCAACTTATACGCCCATTTCTGAGCTTCTAGATTACGCCTAGAAAGACTACACCTAGAAAGGCACGCAACATATCTCGTTACACCTCACTCTTTGTCAGCAAAGCAGTTATTGTCTATTCTGCTTTTAAGCTAATTGCACCGGGCGTGTCGCTTTCAATTCACCTAGAAGCATCTATAAGCGGCTCAAACTGCGTCACATACACGTGGGAATGATGATGGAAGAAGTTATTGTAGGGGAAGTAGCCAAAGGTCTCTTCAGGGCAGCTGGTTACCTAATTATTGAATTGTTTTTTTGGACAGTTTGCTATTGGGTAGGTTGGCCTATTTGCAAAGCGGTCACGTTTGGCGGATACCCAAAACAAAATAATCTACGGCGCTCAGAAAGTGAGAACGGACGGGAAAGTGAAGGCCGAAATTTTGGTGGCCGTAGTAGTAATCAGCACAGTAATGCATGGTGTGCATTGGTGGGTCTTGCCGTCGTTGTATCAGCTTTCTTGTTCATAATAACCCACTTTTAATAGCCAACAGTTATGCCAGTTACCGTGAATTAGGTATTTATAAGTAAATAACCTGCGACATTGAACAGGTTACATGTAATGCTTTGAACATTAGAACAATGACCTACCAGAGCTATTATGAATTTAGATAAATCGACAAAACGCATTGCTAAAAGGGTAAAGAAAGGATTTCAAGGCTACCCACAAATTACTTTAACGTATTATGGCGAAACGCCTGATTGCGCAAACGAAGTAGTGATGGGATTTATTGCCGAAGAAGGCGTTGCTCCACAAGAGCAGAAGTTTGCCAGCAAGACTGATGCAAGAACCGATGAAACTATTCAAACTACATTACTTAAAGTTATTGAA
The nucleotide sequence above comes from Alteromonas naphthalenivorans. Encoded proteins:
- a CDS encoding ATP synthase subunit I, with product MIPIDNLSLTSLILPFLIGTMLGCCFFYALWFTVKKGMNATHPALWFLSSLLLRMGTAISVFYWVGNNDIWRLSACLAGFVIGRILMTKITNNANPTGAEKGALHHAP
- a CDS encoding AtpZ/AtpI family protein, with translation MDKPTVNAKNTTPRRSHSMSHHVNKKVALKLHAKRHKHPGVWFGLGLMGVVGWSVALPTLLGIALGIWLDASISDSRAYTLIFLLAGLTLGCFIAWNWVSKEYAAMHSPTVNMKANTKAPTKANTVPKTKTSKENE
- a CDS encoding F0F1 ATP synthase subunit epsilon — encoded protein: MQVNILLPNQIFAQLSGISNLIVETPSGSFGILPHRLDCITPLVPGILTYQCNNQAPQFVAIDQGVLVKTGKQVSISVRRAISGQSLETLQQAVTQEFIHLDEEQQALRAVLAKLETGFLKQFSSLSKQ
- the atpD gene encoding F0F1 ATP synthase subunit beta; translation: MHVGVIVAVRGSIVDIRFTNQLPDIHTIIYANDGKITLEVASQLSAEKVRTIALTPTQGLARGMVVKSSQGPLKVPVGPSILTRMFNVFGEAIDGKPFINNTERRSVHQSPPPLVSISSQLQIFETGIKIVDVLCPLERGGKAGLFGGAGVGKTVLLTEMIHNMVSHQQGVSIFCGIGERCREGEELYREMKQAGVLDNMVMLFGQMNEPPGSRFRIGHSALTMAEYFRDDEKKDVLLLIDNIFRFIQAGSEVSGLMGQMPSRMGYQPTLGTELSSLEERIANTQNGAITSIQAVYVPADDFTDPAAVHTFSHLSATLVLSRKRASEGFYPAVDPLQSSSKLATPNVVGDRHYQVAQQVRHILAQYNELKDIIAMLGLEQLSKKDRNVVARARRLERFFTQPFFTTEQFTGMQGKFVTIEQALEGCERILSGEFDEHPESALYMIGDINDAISGHKAPKTASDEAHHAG
- a CDS encoding YceK/YidQ family lipoprotein; its protein translation is MKVLPLVILSLACCSCATVKTISPDNNHVQIEHQGKKSYCEEIPRVYSGFSYNICLLNGEPSRRENIGSTFGNVPFFVIDAAFSIVADTIVIPYTAVQQIDKGSINVN